In one window of Macrotis lagotis isolate mMagLag1 chromosome 5, bilby.v1.9.chrom.fasta, whole genome shotgun sequence DNA:
- the HTR1E gene encoding 5-hydroxytryptamine receptor 1E, producing MNFTNCTTEASVAIKSKSVTEKMLISMTLVVITTLTTLLNSAVIIAICTTKKLHQPANYLICSLAVTDLLVAILVMPLSITYIVMDTWTLGYFICEVWLSVDMTCCTCSILHLCVIALDRYWAITNAIEYARKRTAKRAGMMILTVWTISVFISMPPLFWRSHRLLSPPPSQCTIQHDHVIYTIYSTLGAFYIPLTLILILYYRIYHAAKNLYQKRGSSRHLSNRSTDSQNSFASCKLTQTFCVSDFSTSDPTTEFDKIHTSVRMPPFDNDLDQTGDRQQISSTRERKAARILGLILGAFILSWLPFFIKELIVGLSIYTVSSEVADFLTWLGYVNSLINPLLYTSFNEDFKLAFKRLIRCREHS from the coding sequence atgaatttcacaaACTGTACAACAGAAGCCAGTGTGGCCATTAAATCTAAATCAGTAACAGAGAAGATGCTTATTTCTATGACTTTGGTGGTAATCACTACCTTGACTACACTCCTGAATTCAGCAGTAATTATTGCAATTTGTACCACCAAGAAGCTCCATCAACCTGCAAACTATTTAATCTGCTCCCTGGCTGTGACTGACCTCCTGGTTGCCATTCTCGTCATGCCTTTAAGTATCACATACATTGTCATGGACACCTGGACCCTGGGTTACTTTATCTGTGAAGTCTGGTTGAGTGTTGACATGACCTGCTGCACCTGTTCAATCCTCCATCTCTGTGTTATTGCCTTGGATAGGTACTGGGCTATCACCAATGCTATTGAATATGCCAGGAAAAGAACTGCAAAGAGGGCTGGAATGATGATCCTCACTGTGTGGACCATCTCAGTTTTCATTTCCATGCCTCCTCTGTTCTGGAGAAGTCACCGTCTTCTCAGTCCTCCCCCGAGCCAATGCACTATCCAGCACGACCATGTGATCTACACCATTTACTCCACACTTGGAGCATTTTACATCCCATTGACTTTGATCCTGATTCTCTATTATAGGATCTACCATGCCGCCAAAAATCTTTACCAGAAACGTGGCTCCAGCCGCCACCTGAGCAACAGAAGCACCGACAGCCAGAATTCTTTTGCAAGCTGCAAGCTCACCCAGACCTTCTGCGTGTCTGACTTCTCTACTTCTGATCCAACCACAGAATTTGATAAAATCCACACCTCAGTCAGGATGCCCCCCTTTGACAATGACTTGGATCAGACTGGAGATCGCCAACAGATCTCCAGCACGAGGGAACGAAAGGCTGCTCGCATTCTAGGACTGATATTAGGGGCATTCATTTTATCCTGGCTGCCATTTTTCATCAAGGAGCTCATTGTAGGCTTGAGTATTTATACTGTGTCATCTGAAGTGGCTGACTTTTTGACATGGCTTGGTTATGTGAATTCTCTTATCAACCCTCTACTTTACACAAGTTTTAATGAAGATTTTAAACTGGCCTTTAAAAGGCTTATCAGGTGCAGAGAACATTCCTAA